In Perca fluviatilis chromosome 14, GENO_Pfluv_1.0, whole genome shotgun sequence, a genomic segment contains:
- the LOC120572764 gene encoding polyunsaturated fatty acid lipoxygenase ALOX15B-like: protein MVNYEVTLSTGDLAYATTFNNVFIKLVGTDGESERTWLNGALQFTKGTVISCPVSIGKLVLIELDKQCLPLFPQDSWFPAKVEVKSPEGDTYTFPIYRWITDSEVHRFREGTALRVFEDNHHLGRYSREMELNQREKDYRWHVYAEGIPHCMKTTDPHSLPCEVRFSFTKDTEFLFTAATGLTELQLKGLADCKKNWTNIDDINRVFCSKRTDISDYVQEHWEEDAFFGYQYLNGLNPMLIRRCSALPDNFPVTDDMVFLHGQGSLRNEMEKGNIFLCDYKLLDGVKANTINGKKQYLMAPLVLFHETPDDKLMPIAIQLKQTPADDNPIFFPTDSEYDWLMAKIFVRSADFSEHQLNVHLLRTHLLAEVFAVSLLRNVPMVHPLYKLLIPHTRYTLQIDYLARSLLISETGVFTQFAASGGEGMKKILQTSLSSMTYSSLCIPDDIAERGLEAVPNFYYRDDGLKLWDIIQRFVQGVLSFYYKNDAEVQKDSELQKWISDIFEHGFLSQARTGIPQSFTSVVELVKFVTMVIFTCSGQHSAVNAGQYDYGGWMPNTPISLQLPPPTTKGKTSKATMLRTFPAINTTVQGMATVWLLSKQSSDFVPLGQYPEDHFSEEIPCELIKDFQGDLEVLSAVIKARNKRLEVPYTYMDPAALENSVAL, encoded by the exons ATGGTGAATTATGAAGTGACTCTATCCACTGGCGATCTTGCCTATGCCACCACTTTTAACAATGTCTTCATTAAGCTGGTAGGAACAGATGGGGAGAGTGAACGCACGTGGCTCAATGGAGCTTTACAATTCACCAAAGGAACA GTGATATCCTGCCCTGTTTCCATTGGAAAGCTGGTCCTGATAGAGCTGGACAAACAGTGTCTCCCACTGTTCCCTCAAGACTCTTGGTTCCCCGCCAAGGTGGAAGTGAAATCTCCTGAGGGAGATACCTACACCTTTCCTATCTACCGCTGGATCACTGACAGCGAGGTGCACCGCTTCCGAGAGGGAACAG CTCTGAGAGTCTTCGAAGACAACCATCATCTTGGCAGGTACAGTCGGGAGATGGAACTGAATCAAAGAGAGAAGGACTATCG CTGGCATGTGTATGCAGAGGGAATACCCCACTGCATGAAGACAACAGACCCTCATTCTTTGCCTTGTGAGGTCCGCTTCTCCTTTACTAAGGACACAGAGTTTCTCTTCACTGCAGCCACTGG GCTGACTGAACTGCAACTTAAGGGTCTGGCTGATTGCAAGAAGAACTGGACAAATATTGATGATATCAATCGGGTGTTCTGCTCCAAACGGACTGACATATCAG ACTATGTCCAGGAACATTGGGAGGAGGATGCTTTTTTTGGCTACCAGTATCTAAATGGTCTCAACCCCATGTTGATCCGACGTTGTTCAGCTCTGCCCGATAACTTTCCTGTCACTGACGACATGGTCTTCCTCCATGGTCAGGGTAGCTTGAGAAATGAAATGGAG AAAGGCAACATATTCCTGTGTGACTACAAGCTTTTGGATGGAGTGAAGGCAAACACCATCAATGGGAAGAAGCAGTACTTGATGGCTCCCCTCGTCCTGTTCCACGAAACACCTGATGATAAACTGATGCCAATTGCTATCCAG CTGAAGCAGACTCCAGCAGATGACAACCCCATCTTCTTTCCTACCGATTCTGAGTACGACTGGTTGATGGCCAAGATTTTTGTGAGGAGTGCAGATTTCAGTGAGCATCAACTCAATGTTCACCTGCTGCGCACTCATCTGCTGGCTGAAGTGTTTGCAGTGTCACTGCTGCGTAATGTGCCAATGGTGCATCCACTGTACAAG CTCCTCATACCTCACACTCGCTACACTCTGCAGATCGATTACTTAGCTCGAAGTCTTCTAATATCTGAGACTGGAGTTTTTACACAG TTTGCAGCTTCTGGTGGAGAGGGTATGAAAAAAATCCTGCAGACATCACTGTCCTCAATGACCTACAGCTCCCTCTGCATACCAGACGACATTGCTGAACGTGGTTTGGAGGCTGTGCCGAACTTCTACTACAGGGATGATGGACTCAAGCTTTGGGATATCATCCAAAG GTTTGTGCAGGGAGTGCTCAGTTTCTACTACAAGAATGATGCTGAGGTCCAGAAAGACTCCGAACTGCAGAAGTGGATTTCAGACATTTTTGAACATGGATTTCTTTCCCAAGCACGCACGG GAATTCCACAGAGCTTCACCTCCGTGGTTGAGTTGGTCAAGTTTGTCACCATGGTGATCTTCACTTGCTCAGGACAGCACTCAGCTGTGAATGCTGGACAG TATGACTATGGTGGCTGGATGCCCAACACTCCCATCTCTCTGCAACTTCCTCCACCAACCACAAAGGGGAAAACAAGCAAGGCCACGATGCTGCGGACATTCCctgccatcaacacaacagttcaGGGAATGGCCACCGTGTGGCTACTCAGCAAGCAGTCGTCTGACTTC GTTCCTCTTGGCCAATACCCAGAGGACCATTTCAGTGAGGAGATTCCCTGCGAGCTGATAAAGGATTTTCAAGGAGATCTTGAAGTGTTAAGTGCGGTCATCAAAGCCAGAAACAAGAGGCTGGAGGTCCCATACACATACATGGATCCAGCAGCGCTAGAAAACAGCGTGGCCCTTTAA